The proteins below come from a single Eucalyptus grandis isolate ANBG69807.140 chromosome 3, ASM1654582v1, whole genome shotgun sequence genomic window:
- the LOC104440541 gene encoding G-type lectin S-receptor-like serine/threonine-protein kinase LECRK3, with product MASVILGILLVLVPLPLSAEAQIRGNLTLGSFSTANDQNSSWLSPSGEFAFGFRRMGTGAHLLAIWFEKIEDKTIVWSANGDNLAPEGSQVQLTANGGLVLTDPRERELWSSGLNGNGLAYAAMLDTGNFILASANHVNLWDSFSQPTDTILPTQQLDLGANVKARYSETNYSTGRFLFALQTDGNLVLYATPTPLVVSDAYWATNTITAGRMGFRLIFNQSGQVYLTDRNGTILNTITAELVPTSGYYQRAILEYDGVFRQYIHPKTANSSSGRLIGWSRVSAPVPQNLCTSIAQQIGSGACGFNSYCTLGDDLRPRCQCPPGYTLLDSTNEMNGCIQAFAPQNCNGSRHETDQFDLLEMPNTNWPESDYERSVAQTEDWCREACLADCFCAVAIFGDGICWKKKIPLSNGRKDSSEAGTKALIKVRIHNRTSKSL from the coding sequence ATGGCTTCAGTTATACTAGGAATCCTTCTAGTACTCGTTCCACTTCCCCTTTCCGCCGAAGCTCAGATCCGCGGCAACTTGACCTTGGGCTCCTTTTCGACGGCAAACGACCAGAACTCTTCCTGGCTGTCGCCGTCTGGCGAGTTTGCCTTCGGGTTCCGGAGAATGGGAACAGGAGCTCATTTGTTGGCTATATGGTTCGAGAAGATAGAGGACAAGACCATCGTCTGGTCGGCGAATGGCGATAATCTAGCGCCCGAAGGTTCGCAAGTCCAGTTGACCGCCAACGGCGGGCTGGTGCTTACCgacccaagagagagagagctgtggTCTTCTGGCCTGAACGGCAATGGCTTAGCGTATGCGGCCATGCTCGACACGGGGAACTTCATCCTAGCAAGCGCGAACCACGTCAACTTGTGGGATTCGTTCAGCCAACCAACGGATACAATATTGCCTACGCAGCAGTTAGATCTTGGGGCTAATGTTAAAGCTCGCTATTCCGAAACGAATTACTCCACCGGGAGATTCCTCTTCGCACTGCAAACCGACGGAAATCTCGTGCTCTATGCCACTCCTACCCCGCTGGTAGTCTCAGATGCATACTGGGCCACCAACACCATCACCGCTGGCCGTATGGGCTTCCGGttgatattcaatcaaagtggTCAGGTCTACCTCACGGACAGGAATGGAACAATACTCAACACCATCACCGCAGAACTAGTTCCAACAAGCGGATATTACCAAAGAGCGATCCTTGAATACGACGGGGTATTTAGGCAATATATCCACCCTAAGACGGCAAATTCAAGTTCTGGCCGGCTTATTGGCTGGTCGAGGGTCTCTGCCCCAGTCCCACAAAATTTATGCACGAGCATCGCCCAACAGATTGGCAGTGGAGCTTGTGGCTTCAACAGCTACTGCACTCTTGGAGATGATCTGAGGCCTCGATGCCAATGCCCACCTGGATATACTCTGTTAGATTCAACGAACGAGATGAACGGATGCATACAGGCCTTCGCACCACAGAATTGTAACGGAAGTAGGCATGAAACAGACCAATTCGATTTGCTTGAAATGCCCAATACAAACTGGCCAGAGTCTGATTACGAGCGTAGCGTGGCACAAACTGAGGACTGGTGCAGAGAGGCTTGCTTGGCTGATTGTTTTTGCGCAGTCGCCATTTTCGGCGATGGAATTTGCTGGAAAAAGAAGATCCCTCTTTCAAATGGAAGGAAGGATTCATCGGAGGCTGGAACTAAAGCTCTGATCAAGGTCAGGATACATAACAGGACTTCAAAATCTCTTTAG